In Vigna angularis cultivar LongXiaoDou No.4 chromosome 8, ASM1680809v1, whole genome shotgun sequence, one DNA window encodes the following:
- the LOC108344742 gene encoding tryptophan synthase alpha chain yields the protein MALALKSSCFLQLKKPEVGFHVCFSSKKALVSVKRYTPVAAMRTMEVPGLSETFTRLKKEGKVAFIPYITAGDPDLSTTAEALKVLDSCGSDIIELGVPYSDPLADGPVIQAAATRSLAKGTNFNAIISMLKEVVPELSCPIALFTYYNPILKRGTEKFMSILRETGVHGLVVPDVPLEETETLRVEAKKNGIELVLLTTPTTPKDRMKAIVDAAEGFVYLVSSVGVTGARSSVSGNVQSLLQEIKEATTKPVAVGFGISKPEHVKQVAGWGADGVIVGSAMVKVLGEAKSPQEGLKELEAFARSLKEALP from the exons atggCTCTTGCACTCAAGTCGAGTTGCTTCTTGCAATTGAAGAAACCTGAGGTCGGTTTCCATGTTTGTTTTTCCTCTAAGAAGGCTTTAGTCTCTGTGAAGAGATACACTCCAGTGGCTGCTATGAGGACCATGGAAGTTCCGGGACTCTCTGAAACATTCACCAGACtgaaaaaagaaggaaaa GTGGCTTTTATACCGTATATTACAGCCGGTGATCCTGACCTTTCAACCACAGCAGAAGCACTGAAAGTGCTTGATTCATGCGGGTCTGACATAATTGAGCTAGGTGTTCCATATTCTGATCCCTTGGCAGATGGTCCTGTTATCCAG GCTGCTGCTACAAGATCTCTTGCAAAGGGGACCAATTTCAATGCAATCATTTCTATGTTGAAGGAG GTTGTTCCGGAATTGTCATGTCCAATTGCACTGTTTACATATTACAATCCAATACTGAAGCGTGGTACTGAGAAATTTATGTCTATTCTAAGAGAAACTGGCGTACATG GGCTTGTGGTCCCGGATGTCCCTCTGGAGGAGACGGagactttaagagtggaggctAAGAAAAATGGAATTGAACTG GTACTCCTCACAACACCCACCACTCCAAAAGACCGAATGAAGGCCATTGTTGATGCAGCAGAAGGATTTGTGTACCTT gTGAGTTCGGTGGGGGTGACAGGAGCCCGATCATCAGTCAGTGGTAATGTTCAGTCTCTTCTGCAGGAAATCAAAGAG GCAACAACTAAACCTGTGGCTGTTGGTTTTGGAATATCAAAGCCCGAGCATGTTAAACAG GTAGCAGGATGGGGAGCTGATGGTGTGATTGTTGGCAGTGCTATGGTGAAGGTGCTTGGAGAAGCCAAATCTCCTCAAGAGGGATTGAAAGAGCTGGAGGCTTTTGCCCGCTCCTTAAAGGAGGCACTTCCTTAA